From the Neoarius graeffei isolate fNeoGra1 chromosome 1, fNeoGra1.pri, whole genome shotgun sequence genome, one window contains:
- the uck2b gene encoding uridine-cytidine kinase 2-B isoform X2, whose amino-acid sequence MAGDTDSRLQEQEENGNTIRQPFLIGVSGGTASGKSSVCAKIMEMLGQNKIDHRQRQVAILSQDSFYKVLTPEQKAKAVKGQFNFDHPDAFDNELILKTLHDIIQGKTVQIPVYDFVTHSRKDEFVTLYPADVVLLEGILIFYSQEIRDLFQMKLFVDTDADTRLSRRVLRDITERGRELEQVLSQYITFVKPAFEEFCLPTKKYADVIIPRGADNLEIRFAV is encoded by the exons ATGGCCGGAGACACTGACAGCCGACTTCAGGAGCAGGAAGAAAACGGCAATACCATCAGGCAGCCGTTTCTTATCGGAGTGTCTGGAGGTACAGCCAGTGGAAAG TCTTCGGTATGTGCCAAGATTATGGAGATGCTGGGGCAGAATAAGATCGATCATCGGCAGCGTCAGGTCGCCATCCTGAGTCAGGACAGTTTCTACAAAGTGCTCACGCCTGAACAGAAAGCCAAGGCGGTCAAAGGACAGTTCAACTTTGATCATCCAG ATGCCTTTGACAACGAGCTGATCTTAAAGACGCTCCATGACATCATTCAGGGGAAGACGGTTCAAATCCCGGTGTACGACTTTGTCACACATTCCAG GAAGGACGAGTTTGTGACGCTGTATCCGGCCGACGTAGTTCTGTTGGAGGGCATTCTCATCTTCTACTCGCAGGAGATCCGGGACCTTTTCCAGATGAAGCTGTTCGTGGACACGGATGCAGACACGCGGCTGTCTCGCAGAG ttCTGCGAGACATCACCGAGAGAGGACGTGAGCTGGAGCAGGTCCTGTCCCAGTACATCACTTTTGTAAAGCCAGCTTTCGAAGAATTCTGTCTTCCA ACGAAGAAGTACGCAGACGTCATCATCCCACGCGGAGCCGACAACCTCG AAATTCGGTTTGCAGTTTAA
- the uck2b gene encoding uridine-cytidine kinase 2-B isoform X1, giving the protein MAGDTDSRLQEQEENGNTIRQPFLIGVSGGTASGKSSVCAKIMEMLGQNKIDHRQRQVAILSQDSFYKVLTPEQKAKAVKGQFNFDHPDAFDNELILKTLHDIIQGKTVQIPVYDFVTHSRKDEFVTLYPADVVLLEGILIFYSQEIRDLFQMKLFVDTDADTRLSRRVLRDITERGRELEQVLSQYITFVKPAFEEFCLPTKKYADVIIPRGADNLVAINLIVQHIQDILNGGFSKRQNGYMNGHVTPRQRRTSESSRPH; this is encoded by the exons ATGGCCGGAGACACTGACAGCCGACTTCAGGAGCAGGAAGAAAACGGCAATACCATCAGGCAGCCGTTTCTTATCGGAGTGTCTGGAGGTACAGCCAGTGGAAAG TCTTCGGTATGTGCCAAGATTATGGAGATGCTGGGGCAGAATAAGATCGATCATCGGCAGCGTCAGGTCGCCATCCTGAGTCAGGACAGTTTCTACAAAGTGCTCACGCCTGAACAGAAAGCCAAGGCGGTCAAAGGACAGTTCAACTTTGATCATCCAG ATGCCTTTGACAACGAGCTGATCTTAAAGACGCTCCATGACATCATTCAGGGGAAGACGGTTCAAATCCCGGTGTACGACTTTGTCACACATTCCAG GAAGGACGAGTTTGTGACGCTGTATCCGGCCGACGTAGTTCTGTTGGAGGGCATTCTCATCTTCTACTCGCAGGAGATCCGGGACCTTTTCCAGATGAAGCTGTTCGTGGACACGGATGCAGACACGCGGCTGTCTCGCAGAG ttCTGCGAGACATCACCGAGAGAGGACGTGAGCTGGAGCAGGTCCTGTCCCAGTACATCACTTTTGTAAAGCCAGCTTTCGAAGAATTCTGTCTTCCA ACGAAGAAGTACGCAGACGTCATCATCCCACGCGGAGCCGACAACCTCG TTGCGATAAACCTAATAGTGCAGCACATTCAGGACATCCTCAACGGCGGCTTCAGTAAACGCCAGAACGGCTACATGAACGGTCACGTAACTCCCCGACAGAGACGCACGTCTGAGTCCAGCAGACCGCACTGA